The Pseudomonas sp. S06B 330 genome contains the following window.
TTGGCCTGCTTGACCGCCGCAAAGATGTCGTCGCACTCGAAGGCGATGTGATGCACGCCTGAGCCACGATAATGCGACAGCGCATGGGCGATGGCTGTGTTGCGGTTTTCCGAAATGTTCAACGGCAGGCGAATCGAGCTGCAACGGCTACGCAGGGCGCGGCTCTTTACCAACCCATAGGGGTCTGGCAACACCACCTCGTCATCGGCAGTGAAGTCCAGCAGGCTTTTGTAAAACAGCGCCCAACTGTCCAGACCATCGGCCGGCAAGGCCAAGGCCATATGATCAATGCGTTTGAGGCCCAGGCTGTTACCCGAGGTTTGCACTACGCTGAAATCGGTGTCGTAAATGGTCCGGCCTTCAGCGTCCTGATCAACCAGATAGATCAGGCTGCCATCCGGCGCACGCACCGCTGCCAATTCACGCTCGTTGGGCCCGACCAGACCACGGTAGGGCTGGCCATGGAATGCCACGGCGCGAGCCAGGGCCTGGGCGCTATCCTTGACCCGAATGGCCGTGGCACACAAGGACGGACCATGGCTTTCAAAAAAGTTGTGGGCAAAGGAATAGGGTTCAGCATTGAGAATCAGGTTGATATCACCCTGGCGCAACAAGCTGACATTCTTCGAACGGTGCGCGCCTGCACGGTTGAAGCCCAGGCGCTCCAGCCAATTTCCCAACTTGGCCCCGAGAGCATCGTCCACGGCGAACTCAAGAAACTCGATGCCGTCGTAGGCACTGGCCGCCGGAGGAGCGAACAACGCGTCATCCAATACCTGACCTTGCTGCTCCAGCCGTTGACGGGTTTTCTCCTCAAGGTACAGCAGCGAACGCAAGCCATCGGCGGCGTTGGCTCGTGGTGGCGCGGCGCGGAAACCATCGTTGAAAATTTCCAGTGATAACGGCCCGCGGTAACCGCTGGCCAGAATCGGCGCTAAAAAGCCTGCGAGGTCGAATTCACCCTGCCCTGGGAAGCAGCGAAAGTGCCGGCTCCATTCCAGCACATCCATGGCCAGCAGCGGCGCATCAGCCATCTGCACGAAGAAGATCTTGTCGCCTGGAACTTGAGCGATAGCGCGCGGATCGCCTTTAAGTGACAAGGTATGAAAACTATCGAGGATCATCCCAAGATTTGGATGATCTGCCGCCTGGACGATATCCCAGACCTGTTCCCAGGTGTTGACATGCCGCCCCCAGGCCAACGCCTCGTAACCGATGCGCAAATCGCGCGCCCCAGCGCGCTCGGCCAGCAAGCGCAGATCGTCGACCAGCACCTGGCGCTCACCCAGCGAGTCAACTGCGACGTTACTGCACACCAGCACCAGATCGGTGCCCAGCTCCTGCATCAAGTCGAACTTGCGCTCGGCACGATCGAGGTTGCGCGCCAGGCGATCACGACGGCAGCCTTCGAAGTCGCGGAACGGCTGAAACAGTGTGATTGCCAGCCCTAGGTCGGCGCAGCGTTGGCGAATTTCTCGCGGGCTGCCGGCGTAGTAAAGAAGGTCATTCTCAAAGATCTCGACCCCATCGAAGCCCGCCGCAGCAATGGCTTCGAGTTTTTCAGGCA
Protein-coding sequences here:
- the quiC gene encoding 3-dehydroshikimate dehydratase QuiC, with translation MQRSIATVSLSGTLPEKLEAIAAAGFDGVEIFENDLLYYAGSPREIRQRCADLGLAITLFQPFRDFEGCRRDRLARNLDRAERKFDLMQELGTDLVLVCSNVAVDSLGERQVLVDDLRLLAERAGARDLRIGYEALAWGRHVNTWEQVWDIVQAADHPNLGMILDSFHTLSLKGDPRAIAQVPGDKIFFVQMADAPLLAMDVLEWSRHFRCFPGQGEFDLAGFLAPILASGYRGPLSLEIFNDGFRAAPPRANAADGLRSLLYLEEKTRQRLEQQGQVLDDALFAPPAASAYDGIEFLEFAVDDALGAKLGNWLERLGFNRAGAHRSKNVSLLRQGDINLILNAEPYSFAHNFFESHGPSLCATAIRVKDSAQALARAVAFHGQPYRGLVGPNERELAAVRAPDGSLIYLVDQDAEGRTIYDTDFSVVQTSGNSLGLKRIDHMALALPADGLDSWALFYKSLLDFTADDEVVLPDPYGLVKSRALRSRCSSIRLPLNISENRNTAIAHALSHYRGSGVHHIAFECDDIFAAVKQAKESGVALLDIPLNYYDDLAARFDFNDEFLSELAYYNVLYDRDAQGGELFHVYTEPFEERFFFEVLQRRNGYSGYGAANVAVRLAAMAKARAGAPAQARL